One genomic segment of Sminthopsis crassicaudata isolate SCR6 chromosome 4, ASM4859323v1, whole genome shotgun sequence includes these proteins:
- the LOC141540347 gene encoding G-protein coupled receptor 35-like — MNVSKTCNSALSSPAEAYIYMTFYGLLFLSGLTLNVLALWVFCWRMKKWTETRVYMVNLALADSGLILLFPVVIYFAQAGCLEALSCQVPQGIYVVNAYMSISIPTVIGVDRYLAIRHPLKAKILRTPGRAAIICVFLWVVVVSMLSFRVVWQLQDGAFCFWKMSEIHMSMVVFSLLGFFIPLGILVFCTFQIVGSLWRVQKRELSRVRQVRKSVYMVLASLLVFVVCFLPLHITILLNFFLGSIDKFRKVFVIVTFLANTNCCLDAVCYYFVAEEFQEMTPFFCLWWKRPRAGAQQDRMTCTTLM; from the coding sequence ATGAATGTGTCCAAAACCTGCAACTCGGCGCTCAGCTCCCCAGCAGAGGCGTACATCTACATGACTTTCTATggcctcctcttcctctctgggCTCACTCTCAACGTTCTGGCCCTCTGGGTCTTCTGCTGGAGGATGAAGAAGTGGACCGAGACGCGGGTGTACATGGTCAACCTGGCCTTGGCGGACAGCGGCCTGATCCTGCTCTTCCCCGTGGTCATCTACTTCGCGCAGGCCGGCTGCCTCGAGGCTCTCTCCTGTCAGGTGCCCCAGGGCATCTATGTAGTCAATGCCTACATGAGCATCAGCATCCCCACGGTAATCGGTGTGGACCGCTACTTAGCCATCAGGCACCCACTGAAGGCCAAGATCCTTCGAACCCCAGGCCGGGCGGCCATCATCTGCGTCTTCCTCTGGGTCGTGGTGGTCAGCATGTTGAGTTTCCGGGTCGTATGGCAGCTCCAAGACGGCGCCTTCTGCTTCTGGAAGATGTCGGAGATCCACATGTCCATGGTGGTCTTCTCCCTGCTGGGCTTTTTTATCCCACTGGGGATCCTGGTCTTCTGTACGTTCCAGATCGTGGGCAGCCTCTGGAGGGTGCAGAAAAGAGAGCTGTCCCGAGTCAGGCAGGTCCGCAAGAGCGTGTACATGGTGCTGGCCAGCCTGCTTGTGTTTGTCGTTTGCTTCTTGCCCTTGCACATAACGATCCTGCTGAACTTCTTCCTGGGGTCCATCGACAAGTTCCGAAAGGTTTTCGTGATTGTCACTTTTCTCGCTAACACCAACTGCTGCCTGGACGCCGTCTGCTACTACTTTGTGGCTGAGGAGTTCCAGGAAATGACTCCTTTCTTCTGCCTCTGGTGGAAACGACCCAGAGCTGGGGCCCAGCAGGACCGCATGACGTGCACGACCCTGATGTAA